GCACAACAAAGGCATTGGATTTGCGGTCTACAAAACCGAACTGAAATTTCATGACGGCGCTGTTTTCGGGGATCTTCTGGAAATCAGGACCCGATGGGAAAAACAGGGAGAGTATCGACTGGTTTTTTTTCATGAGGCCTGGCGCCCCGGAAAAAAGCGCCCGGCCGTCACGTGCAGCCTGGATCTGGTATGTCTGGGGCCTGAAAAAAAATTGCTGCCCATTCCGGATATTGACTTAAGTTTTTGAACCGGTCTGTTTTAATTATATGCCTGCCTTTTTTATTGTTGACAAGCGGTTTTGATCATTATAGCTTTCACTGATGATAGACCGTCATAACGATAGTTTTCTTATATGATAGGCCGTCATTAACCATCAGCATAAGACAAATCGTTTTAACCGCATCAAGGAGGTGCCCGTGAAAGACAAACAGTCGTTGCCGGATGCGCAACCCAAACTAGCAGGAATTTCCCGACGGAACTTTCTGAAAACCCTGACAGGAACTGCCGCTGGTATCGGTATTTCCCAGGTGTTCAACCCGGCGTTGATCCAGGCCCTGGAAAAGGGGCTGGAACGTCATCCCGTTCTGTGGATCCAGGGACAGGGATGCACCGGATGTTCCGTATCTCTTCTCAACAGTGTGGATCCATCCATTGCCGATGTACTGCTCAAGGTGATCAGCCTTCAGTTCCACCCCACTGTCAGTGAATGTGAAGGGGAAACGGCCATGAACCATGTGTATGAAGTGGCCAATGAATACAAAGGCCGGTTCTCTCTGGTCATTGAAGGGGCCATCCCCGTGGCTGCAGACGGCAAGTATTGTATTTTAGGAGAAATCGGCCACAGGGAAATCACCATGGTGGACATGGTTCAGGAACTCGCTCCCATGGCCGGTTCCGTTCTGGCCGTCGGCACCTGTGCCGCTTTCGGCGGTATCCCGGCCGCCAAAGGGAACGTCACCGGCGCCACGGGTGTCAGAGACTTTTTTAAATCAAAAGACATCACCACACCCGTCGTAAACATTCCGGGGTGCCCGCCCCATCCGGACTGGATCGTAGGATCCATTGTCCATCTGCTCAACGCAGGGATACCGGAACTGGATTATGACGGCCGCCCCACCCTGTTCTTTGGTGAAAACATTCATGACAACTGCCCCCATCTTGACGATTATGATGCCGCGTTCATGGCTGCCACACTCTCAGATCCCAAAGGATGCCGCATGGATCTCGGATGCAAAGGCCCGGACACCTATGCTGACTGCTACCAGCGGAAATGGAACTCCGGTTTGAACTGGTGTGTGAACAATGCCGTGTGTATCGGGTGTGTTGAAGCCGGTTTTCCGGATGCCATGTCCCCATTTTATGAACCCGCCTATTAACGAATCAGACAATTTCAAGGAGGTCTAA
Above is a window of Desulfotignum balticum DSM 7044 DNA encoding:
- a CDS encoding YbgC/FadM family acyl-CoA thioesterase, with translation MPTPHIFHAQVYYEDTDHSGVVYHANYLKFFERAREDIIGIDTLSDMWHNKGIGFAVYKTELKFHDGAVFGDLLEIRTRWEKQGEYRLVFFHEAWRPGKKRPAVTCSLDLVCLGPEKKLLPIPDIDLSF
- the hysB gene encoding NiFeSe hydrogenase small subunit, whose translation is MKDKQSLPDAQPKLAGISRRNFLKTLTGTAAGIGISQVFNPALIQALEKGLERHPVLWIQGQGCTGCSVSLLNSVDPSIADVLLKVISLQFHPTVSECEGETAMNHVYEVANEYKGRFSLVIEGAIPVAADGKYCILGEIGHREITMVDMVQELAPMAGSVLAVGTCAAFGGIPAAKGNVTGATGVRDFFKSKDITTPVVNIPGCPPHPDWIVGSIVHLLNAGIPELDYDGRPTLFFGENIHDNCPHLDDYDAAFMAATLSDPKGCRMDLGCKGPDTYADCYQRKWNSGLNWCVNNAVCIGCVEAGFPDAMSPFYEPAY